In Lutra lutra chromosome 5, mLutLut1.2, whole genome shotgun sequence, a single genomic region encodes these proteins:
- the FAM200C gene encoding protein ZBED8: protein MSKKRKWDDDYVRYWFTCTTEVDGTQRPQCVLCNSIFSNADLRPSKLSDHFNRQHGGVGGHDLNSLKHMPAPSDRSETLKAFGVASHEDALLQASYQFAYLCAKEKNPHTIAEKLVKPCALEIAQIVLGPDAQKKLQQVPLSDDVIHSRIDEMSQDILQQVLEDIQASPLKVGIQLAETTDMGDCSQLMAFVRYIKEREIIEEFLFCEPLQLTMKGKDVFNLFRDFFLKHKIAFDVCGSVCTDGASSMLGANSEFVACVKKEAPHIVITHCLLNPHELVTKTLPTKLRDALFTVVRVINFIKGRAPNHRLFQAFFEEIGIEYSVLLFHTEMRWLSRGQILTHIFEMYEEVNQFLHHQSSNLVDGFENKEFKVHLAYLADLFKHLNELSASMQRTGMNTVSAREKLSAFVRKFPFWLKRLEKRNFTNFPFLEEIIVSDNEAASIAAEIPLHLQQLSSFFHGYFSVGDLAEASKWILDPFLFNLDFVDDGYLMKTDLAELRASGQILMEFETMKLEDFWCAQFTVFPSLAKTALEILIPFATTYLCELGFSSLLHFKTKSRSCFNMNDDIRVAISKKVPRFSDIIEQKLQLQQKSL, encoded by the coding sequence ATGTCGAAGAAACGCAAATGGGATGACGACTATGTTCGTTACTGGTTCACCTGTACAACAGAGGTTGATGGAACTCAGCGCCCACAGTGTGTGTTGTGTAACTCGATATTTTCAAACGCTGACCTCAGACCATCCAAATTGTCTGACCATTTTAACAGACAGCATGGTGGTGTAGGTGGGCATGATCTCAATAGCCTGAAACATATGCCAGCACCATCTGATCGGAGTGAAACCTTGAAAGCATTTGGAGTTGCATCTCACGAGGATGCCCTATTACAAGCATCTTATCAGTTTGCATATTTATGTGCCAAGGAGAAGAATCCTCATACAATAGCTGAAAAACTAGTGAAACCTTGTGCGTTGGAAATAGCACAAATAGTTTTGGGCCCAGATGCACAGAAGAAGCTTCAACAGGTACCCTTATCAGATGATGTGATCCATTCTAGAATTGATGAAATGAGCCAGGATATCTTACAGCAAGTTCTAGAAGACATCCAAGCCAGTCCTCTGAAAGTGGGTATTCAGCTTGCTGAGACCACAGACATGGGTGACTGCAGTCAGCTAATGGCATTTGTACGAtacataaaagaaagagagatcatagaAGAATTTCTATTCTGTGAACCATTGCAGTtaacaatgaaaggaaaagatgtGTTCAATCTCTTCAGAGACTTCTTTCTGAAGCATAAGATAGCATTTGATGTATGTGGCTCTGTTTGTACTGATGGTGCCTCTTCTATGCTAGGAGCAAATTCAGAATTTGTTGCTTGTGTGAAAAAGGAGGCACCTCATATCGTGATCACACATTGTTTGTTGAATCCTCATGAACTTGTCACAAAGACCTTGCCTACAAAACTGAGAGATGCTCTGTTTACTGTGGTGAGGGTAATAAATTTCATCAAAGGACGAGCTCCAAATCATCGCCTCTTTCAggctttttttgaagaaattggaATCGAGTATAGTGTCCTCCTTTTCCACACTGAAATGAGATGGCTTTCCCGAGGTCAGATACTCACccacatttttgaaatgtatgaAGAAGTAAATCAGTTTCTCCACCACCAAAGCAGTAATTTAGTCGATGGCTTCGAAAATAAAGAGTTTAAAGTTCACTTAGCGTACCTTGCAGATTTATTCAAACACCTGAATGAACTTAGTGCATCTATGCAAAGGACCGGGATGAACACAGTATCAGCCAGAGAAAAGTTATCTGCTTTTGTTAGGAAGTTTCCATTTTGGCTAAAGCgacttgagaaaagaaattttaccaactttccttttcttgaagAAATCATTGTTTCAGACAACGAGGCAGCAAGCATTGCAGCTGAAATACCACTGCACCTGCAACAGCTGAGCAGCTTCTTCCACGGGTACTTTTCTGTCGGCGATCTTGCTGAGGCAAGTAAGTGGATACTGGATCCGTTTCTTTTTAATCTGGATTTTGTCGATGATGGTTATTTGATGAAAACTGATCTTGCTGAATTGCGAGCTAGTGGCCAAATCCTAATGGAATTTGAGACAATGAAGCTTGAGGATTTCTGGTGTGCTCAATTCACAGTGTTTCCAAGCCTGGCAAAGACAGCTCTAGAAATCCTTATACCATTTGCAACTACATACCTTTGTGAATTGGGATTTTCATCACTTTTACATTTTAAGACAAAGTCCAGAAGCTGCTTTAACATGAATGATGACATCCGTGTGGCTATTTCAAAAAAAGTTCCTCGTTTCTCAGACATCATTGAACAGAAGCTACAGCTACAGCAGAAGTCACTGTGA